The sequence ATCAGCCCCTGAACGTAAAACAAAGCCCTCTTGCACCAATCATGGAAAGCAAACCGATTCCTGTGGTTAAAAGTTGGCCAGACAGCCAAGAAACCATACCTTAAGTGGAAATAAATCAATacgggggttgttagaattagattagtgagaGAGGTAAAGGGAAGCAGGACATCCGGGACTGTCGGGCAGTCCGTGAATCCCGTACCCTATCAAAGGGGGCCGGGGGAGGCAATTTGCAGCCAGGATTTAGGGGGGATATAAGCAGCGGCTTTTTGCCCTGGTCTGTGTGCCTACCCAGCCCTGCAAAaccgttaataaaatatgctttgctgagagaacCTGCCTGGGCTTATTATATTGGCAAGATAATCGCTCCTACAAGGGAACGCCATGGAGAAAACAAGGGGCATTCCCGGAGCACAGCCAGGACCCCCGGCCTCGCcctccccctcaccccaaatcccgccATCCCCTCACGGGTGTTTCCTCTCCCCCACCATCCCATCAGAGGCCGCTTCCCCTCAGCCTCTCCCGCCGCCATCCCGTCCCGTACCGCCTGCAGCAGGGCCCCGGCTGGGGGCTGCCCCCCGCCGCCACTGCCCGGCGCCCCCGGCAGCTCATGGCGGGGCCGCTTGGCCGCCGTGGGCACGAGCGGGAGGTCGGGGCCGGGGGCAGCGCCGGGaacggggccgggggcgggggcgggagcggcgccggggccgcccgGGACCTTCCGCTTCTGCTGCTCGATCATCGCCGCCGCCGCGCGCGCGCCCGCTCCGCCCCACCCTGCAGCTCGCCCATTGGTCAGCCGCACGCCCTCCGGCCGCGCCTATTGGTGGAAAAAGCCCGGATAACCCGCCCTCCTCTACCTGACTTCCGGCGCGCGGATGACGAAAGCGAGGCGTGACGTACCGGCGGAGTGGAGGGAGGGCGTCGTCTAACATGGATAAATCTGATTGGTTAAGACTTGCCACCCACTATCATTATGCGCGGCGATTGGCGGAGCGGAACCTTCACGTGAGGGGGGGGTGTGACCAGAGCAAAATGGCGGCGGTTCGGCGGAGCCGCGCCGGGCGCTGAGGGACCCGCTGTCCCTGGGGCTGCCGGGCAGGGGCCGCCTCGCCTCCCCGTGCCAGCGCCTGGAACCGTGCGACCGGCTGGACCCCGCGCTGcgagcggcaccggcaccgctCGAGTCGGTGCCGCCTTGTAGCCCAAGTGCCGGTTAACCCCGTCACCCGCGGGTGGCTTCGTGTGTTAATTGGGTGTTTCCTTCCAGGGCGTCGCTCCGAACGCGGGTGGCGGGTGCGGCCGGTTCTGGCGGGGCCCGGCGATGGAGGCGCTGCCCGAGCTGTACGCGATCTTCCAGGGAGAggtgcgggccgggccgggggcgctgCCACTCGGGGGGTGCTGGGTGGTAACCGGCGGTTCTGTTCCACGTGTGCGCACACCTGGGTGCGTGTCCCGTGTTTGTGTACGTGTGGATGTGTGTGAGATGCTTATCGGAACAAACACGTTACTGGGGAGACCCAGCCTCAAGttttgggggcagttttgggccccttatgCCAAGAgcgagcttgaggtgctggagagagctgagagaagggaatggagctggtgaggcgctggagcacaagtgtgatgggagcggctgagggacctgggggttcagctggagaacaggagctgaggggagaccttctgatctctgaactgcctgaaaggagcttggagccgggggggtcgggctctgctccccaggaacaagcgccaggagcagaggaaacggcctcaagttgtgccaggggaggttgaggttggatttaggaacaattccttccccaaagggctgtggggcattggaacaggctgcccagggcagtgctggagtcaccatccctggagggctggacagacggacatgaggttctcagggcatggggcagggacagggggggTTATGGTTGTTCTCAATgactttaaaggtctcttccaaccaaacacgGTTGGCTGACCACAGCTGCTCCAGCATTGTCAAGCGTTGCAGTGTTGAACCTGCCTCAAAACCGAAAACTGGAGGAAAGCAGAGAGCCATGTAGACTTTTTGGGCTTGTTCTACCCCATGTTTTGCAAACAGGTGTTTTGTGAAGGGCTTTGCCTTAAGGTTTTATATTGATTTTCTTTGCAGGTTGCTACAGTGACAGAATATGGGGCGTTTATAAAAATTCCAGGCTGCAGGAAGCAAGGTTTGTCCCTCCTGCTTTGTTCAGGTGTAAATTCATGTTGGCATGTTGGAGCCAAGCGGTCATCCCTGCGATTCCAGGATCGCTGGCTTTTAGAAAAAAGCtcagaaaaaggttttgtttcgtgtggtgttttgttttgttttaattagtaaGAAACTGAAGTTCTCAGAAAGCATTTAGAATATGATGGTATGTTTACATGAATACCAAAAAGCATTGGAGGGCTGTTTGGTGACTTCACGATCTCTTAGAAAATCATTTAAAGGTATTGGACAAACTGTAGAAGTTTTCTATATTTAGATAATTTGTCCAACTTCTTTCTCTTatgggctgcaccccaggggttcAGTAGAGACTTGTCTTTATttgtccctttctttttttcGGAATTCCATGCAGGCCTGGTTCACAGGACTCACATGTCCTCCTGCCGTGTGGATAAACCCTCAGAGATCGTCGATGTTGGAGACAAAGTGTGGGTGAAGCTTATCGGGAAAGAGGTAATGTTAATTCTTCGTTTTGTTGGGATCAAGGTGGAAGCTGCCTTAGGGTGGATGGCTTGAGAATTACAGCAAAGCTTCTGAACACGCACTTGGGTTTGGTCAGATTGAAAACAGGATATTAACCTAGACAAACCTATAGTTTGATCATGTCTCGTGACTGAGATAACTGCTTAACTGAAGCTGTTTAGCTGGAATACTCTAAAGTGTGAATGCAGCTGTGAAATAATAGCACCAAAGCACTTTTATGTGTCTTCCGTAGCACTGCTCTTTGCTATCGGACAAATTCCTTCCTTCTCCCTAGGCCTCCAGTCACGGGGTGGCGATCAACATCCTTGTCATTTATTCTTCtcgttccttttcttcctcttccagaTGAAAGATGACAAACTGAAactctccctctccatgaagGTTGTTAACCAAGGGACGGGCAAAGACCTTGACCCAAACAATGTTTCCCTTGAGTAGGTAAATCTTCTGAGCAGAATATAACAGATCAGGCAGGTTTCTGCCTCTCCTGGTTCTTACTCTCTAGGTTGCCCCTCTTTTGGAGGGTGAGGGGGCTCTTCCTGACCCCCCAGTGTTGCGCTGGCTGCCCCGGGGGGCTGAGTGAAGGTTCTTCCGTGCttgtgctgcctggcagggctggAGGAGGCTTTATTTTCATActgagcatgtgtgtgtgtgttcacataCAAAACATGTAACTGCAGCTCCctgcatttttccttttgcagAGAGGGCTCAGTTAATCTCAAGAGTAGAAGGTGACAAGTGTTATCAATGTGGTTTATTGTGCTGAGCAGTTGATCAGCTCCACTCTTTGGTTTAGCTGACCAAGCGGTGTTTTTAGAGCAACATTTGAAAACGCTTGTGCTTAGGCTGTGTCTGTACAAATATACAGGGTTAAAGATGGGAGTGGATGGAAAATGGAACTGTCCTTCTGTTTCCAGTCAGGATGAGAGGAAGAAACGCACGTTCAGAGACTACACGAGTCAGAAGATCACGCTCGAGGCCGTCCTGAACACCGTGTGCAAGAAATGTGGCTGCAAAGGTTCGTTAGAGTCTATTGTTGTGACTAATAATGAAAAGATTGTTGGCAGCACTTCAGGTGTCTAGAAtgcaattgttaaaaaaaaaaagggatgggtTGCTCCTTCAAACACTGTTTTACAGGTCATTTTGGCTCCTTCAAACACTGTTTTACAGGTCATTTTGCCAAGGATTGTTTCATGCAGCCTGGAGGTACCAAATACACCCTCATtccagaagaggaggaagaggaggtggcAGCAGGAGGATATGAAAGAGACAGAAAGGCCAGCACGGCTGAGGATTCttcaaaaaagaggaaaaaggtacGAGATGCCTTGGGCTGGCCTGCAAAAATGAGCCGGAGAACTTGTGCTGTGCGGTCACATCTGTGGTTTGCTCCAGCAATGTGAATATCAGAAAGTGGCTCAGTTTTGTGCAGGTTCTGTAGCAAAACAGGAATCTCCTCTGCAGACTCTTTAGTCGTTCTTATGCTTTCTCCCTGGATTCTCTTAAACCAACTTTAGGATGGTTTTGTGCTATAATGCACAGTCCTCAAAAGATATTTCTACAGTGAGAAaagaattattatttattttcccctgggctttgtgaggctctatAGAAATCGCTTCATTTTCCTGGATTTCTGTGTTTCGTGCCAATAACCCCGTTTCCCTCCCGTCACACTTCTCTTGCCCTGACAGTGTTTTTGTCTGATCTGACTGCAGCGGGTGTCCTGACCCAGCCAGTGCCATGTGAACTGGGCTTATCTGCACACACCCGGGGAAAATCGCTGGTGTGTTTGCACAGGGAGCGAACGCCATTCCCAAGCTCTAAAGCCGTTTTTGTCTATGTGAAAATGTCAAGAGATAAGAGACCTTTTGTGGCCAGAGTTTGAACTCTGGCTCCGAAGCCCTGGTGTAGAATGTAGGAGAGACCTGAGTCCAAAACTGGAGTGTTTGAGGGTCGGTCTGTTTATCCAGCAGTGAGTATTTCAGTTCTAGACTTGAGTAAATAAACTGTCTCATCAGCCCCTTTACAGCTGGAATCCAACTTCTAATTATACTTCTAAAGccctatttttttaatctctttctctttcctgttcCTTGGCCTGTCTGTGTCCCTGGAGAGCGGCAACAGGCGGGAAAGGTGGTGGATTTTTTTACAGGAGAGAGACAAGGACAGTGTAGCTTCTGAGGGCTTAGTTCTCCCAGGCTCAGTGTGGAGTTAAACCAGTACTAGTGGTAGGAGGAGAGACTGGCAATGGGGAGCGGAGGAGTCTGCGTTTGTGGCAGCACTCGGAGCAGTCCAGAGCGACACTGGTAGCTGAACTCTCGCTTCCAGTCTCATCCTTCACTGGTAACGTGGCCTCTGGCACTTCGGTACCCTCTTATTTGAGAGAGAGAGGAGTAGCTGGGGCTGTTAGTGGGATTGTAGGTGGTGAGCAGGTGTGTTGTGACTTTCCTGGGACTGCCCCTGCCCTGTTTCTGCCCGACAGTCAGTACAAAACAAAGTCACCTGTGTGACTGTTATTTAAATGCTGTGGGGAAAAATGACACTGAGAAGTGCACAAATAGCTCGTTAGAGGTGGGGACACCCTGCCGAGTCTCAGCTACAAGATATCTGGGTCACTGTCCTGGATTTGTTACTAAGTTTTTGGGGTCTGTGGATTAACAGCCTTTCCATTAAATCTTGCTTGTTCCTTTGATCTTCCTTCCTTCTCAGGGAGGAGATCAAAAGTTTTCAGATGTTTTCCAGTGCTGGAAAATAAAACTTTGAGCTTTTGGGAGGCAGGATGTGGGATCCTCGCAATGAATGGCTCCCTTGTTGTCTGAGTGCCTGCTGCGATCTTGTCTGGGAGCCACCATGTGCTTCCCTGcttcctgcagccccaggggcaTTTACACAAAGTAGAAATAGCTCAGTCTACCTAGTGACAATTGCCTTGCTGACCCCATCCCATGTTTGTAACATAAACGTagggtttatatttttaaatgagtAGATGGGGAACTGCTATCTAGCAAGAAACCATTTAGTGTCATAGCAATAGTATCTACATTTTTGGTTGTTCATGGTCaacgttttttctttctttgttctgaTGCTTCCTTGCAGTCTCCAGGTGCTCTTTGCTCTCCCCAGAGATTTCTGTCCTTACAGAGATGCTCTAGGGTCCTCACCCccttttttcatagaatcattttggttaaaaAAGACCTTTAGTATCATCAAGTTCAACctcacactaccaagtccactACTGCCccatgccctgagaacctcatctccatgtccagccctccagggatggtgactccagcactgccctgggcagcctgttcaatgccccacagccctttggggaagaaattgttccccaggtccaacctcaacctccccaatCTGCTGAGCCGGTACCAACAGGTGAAAGGAGCCCGGGGCCTTCACTTGGAGGCGTCACTAGACGGGGAGAAGGAGCCTTGGTGAGCCAGACAAAAAGCTGTGTTTCCTGCCCCACCAACTGTAATTTGAAGAGGTTGGATGGCGGCTTGTTCAGAGCGTGGCTGCGCACAGGCGTGGGGAACAGCACAACGCGGTCAGATCGCAGTCCCAAACACAACGCATAAGTGTTTTACATTCCACTATGAAAGGGAGCGTAAAGGGAGAAGCCTGGAGCCCCCAAGCCAACAGCTCCACTTCTTTTCTTTGCCAAGAATGTCCCAAATGACCTCAAGGCCACCCTTGGGCTTGCAGAGAGTTTTACAGGGAGAGGTTTGCTCTAAGTCACCCCCGCCTTGGCAGGGCTCTTCGTGCCATGCACTCCTTTCGCGAGGAAGCAGAGACAAGGAGGAAGCCCAAGGGCACGGCTGTGCCAGTCACAGGGCTACAAGGAGGACAAGTCTCGGGCGAGCTGCCCTCCTTGGCCAGCTGCTGCGGACATCACAGCCACCCCAGAAGCTGAGCCAAGGGAGAGAAAACAAACCCATAGTCAGATGACGGAACAGTGGTGATCAGCCATGGAGATGTGAGAGATACCTGTGCAGAACCAGAGTGATCGCTGTGGGCAGGTATTTCCACCTGCTCAAACGCAACCAGGCTACCCGTGGGGCCTAAAGGTCTGATACCGGTTCTGTAGGTCTGGCCTGGGACGCTTCTCCCTTGGGTGCTGCCTTAGGCCTCTCACACACCCACCCCACCCCGGGGAGGAGAACCATCCTGGCTGGAAACAGATTGGGAAGCGTCCACATGAAGAAAATTTGCTTCACAGAAGGAAGCCAAAGACACAGCAGCATGTGCATAGTCACCCAGAGGTCTCCAAGGCAAGAAACGAGCACTCATCTGTTTGAAACAAAAGCCAGGAGCACAGAAAATGAGACACGGGAAAGGTGTCTTACCACAGATGAAGGGCAAAAGCAAATCATAAGTCTTTAGAATAAGAGGATGGTGAAGAGTTAAATCTTTTAGAGAAAGGGATGCAGCAAGGAGAATTTTCTCAAGCTTTTCCAGcctgtgcacatggtgagaaagTTTGACAAGACCTTAACAACTAACAGAGTTTCATTCCAGAGCTTGGAAAACTTTCTCAGCATGTGAAGGCTGAGGACAGGACAGGATGTCACACACGTTCCTTCAGGATTACaggggaaataaaaatacatgtgtGGACGTTGTGCTggctgaaagaaaagcaaataaacccTCAGTCTCCCCTTGTTGGGGGCTCCGAACAGCCAGACTGCTCACTCCAGCAAATAAAACGTGCTTTCAGGGCAGGACTGCAAGTATCGCAGCATCAGCACACGCTGGACTGCAAATGTGGCAGGGAGTAAGCCAGAgattaatgttttctgtagcaggAGGCAGTGCTGCTGTGAAATCATTCTGCGTGAGTAATCTTCTATTAAACCCAGATCTCACTAAACTCCAGCATCCCAGCACTGGGAGACAACAGGCCCCTGGTTACAGTTGACTCAGCGTTGTGCAAGCAGGAGCGTTTCTCTATTGTACGGGGGTGTCAGCGCCAAACCCATGGCTGGATTTGTGCCTCCAGCGACCGCAGCGAAGCCCGGCTGCACCCCCAGCTACAGACCCCCATCCAGAACCAACGGCTGCTGGTGGAGGGAGCTCAGCTCAGCAAACACTCCACGTGCACAAACATTCCGAGTGGATTTTGCCCAAGCAGCCTCTTGGTGTAAAGATCCCGTGAGGGCCAATAGGGACGGAGACCGGCACGTTACAAGTGCTTTGCACATCCCGTCCAATTTATGTAACGATTACAGTtctaccaaaacagaacaaacgtGCTTCTCTCATCTACAACGGCTGTGTTGGGAGCTGGCGTGTACAAGAGCGACGGGCAGGGCTGCAGCCTGATGTTCTGGTTCTCCTGCTGCTGGGGTTATTTTTAAGAAGCTGGCGCTGAGAGGGGCCGGTGACACCGGGCTCCTCCCGGCCTTGGGAGGAAGGTTGCTCCAGGCTATGCCTTAAGAGCCTTACCACACTGCTCCTTCTAGAGGTATTTGATTTGGAGATAAGAGGGGAGTGTCCAGAGCTCTTCCCAGAAGTTGAAATAGTTTTTGCCAGAAGACCCTTTTGTGGAGTTATGGGCTTATTCAGAGACCTTACATCTGTT is a genomic window of Patagioenas fasciata isolate bPatFas1 chromosome 25, bPatFas1.hap1, whole genome shotgun sequence containing:
- the ZCCHC17 gene encoding zinc finger CCHC domain-containing protein 17, whose translation is MEALPELYAIFQGEVATVTEYGAFIKIPGCRKQGLVHRTHMSSCRVDKPSEIVDVGDKVWVKLIGKEMKDDKLKLSLSMKVVNQGTGKDLDPNNVSLDQDERKKRTFRDYTSQKITLEAVLNTVCKKCGCKGHFAKDCFMQPGGTKYTLIPEEEEEEVAAGGYERDRKASTAEDSSKKRKKEKKKKKKHRNKPSSESDSDSSDSDSDGAQPASKRPKRSGKPSKAQKKKHKKKHKKKPRD